From the genome of Scytonema hofmannii PCC 7110, one region includes:
- a CDS encoding ABC transporter ATP-binding protein — protein sequence MAQTLIQNQGGTAGFEPLDVELLNVFKFFNQERAVHGVDLDIRQGEFFSILGPSGCGKTTTLRLIAGFERADAGQVLIRGESMTSVPPYRRPVNTVFQSYALFNHLNVWENVAFGLRLKKFRKKEIESRVTQALELVKLDGLRSRFPNQLSGGQQQRIALARAIVNRPAVLLLDEPLGALDLKLRKEMRVELSNLHKELGLTFIMVTHDQEEALSLSDRVAVMNQGKIEQVGTPSEIYEQPQTVFVADFIGDTNLLAGEITGVDAFNIQLLTKTGLSIVVAREENTPTELSQAVVVSVRPEKIQLSLYKPSVENNCFEGRLVNIMYLGTHINYVVQLINGLQINVLQPNTFVNWPDRETPIYAWWTESDCLALVSDQ from the coding sequence ATGGCTCAGACTCTAATCCAGAATCAAGGGGGAACCGCAGGTTTTGAACCACTAGATGTGGAGTTACTTAACGTTTTTAAGTTTTTTAACCAGGAAAGAGCAGTCCACGGAGTAGACTTGGATATTCGACAAGGAGAATTTTTTAGTATCCTTGGTCCTTCTGGTTGTGGAAAGACGACTACACTTCGGCTTATTGCAGGGTTTGAAAGAGCAGATGCAGGTCAAGTGTTAATTCGCGGTGAGTCTATGACTAGTGTTCCCCCATATCGCCGACCTGTTAACACTGTGTTCCAAAGTTATGCTCTGTTTAACCACTTAAATGTTTGGGAGAACGTTGCTTTTGGATTGCGGCTCAAAAAATTCCGCAAGAAGGAAATAGAAAGCAGAGTCACACAAGCTCTAGAATTGGTGAAGTTGGATGGTTTGCGATCGCGTTTTCCCAATCAACTCTCAGGAGGACAACAGCAAAGGATAGCCTTGGCAAGAGCGATCGTCAACCGTCCTGCAGTGTTGCTGTTAGATGAACCCCTTGGGGCGCTTGATTTAAAATTAAGAAAAGAAATGAGGGTTGAACTTTCCAATTTACACAAAGAATTGGGATTGACCTTCATCATGGTGACTCACGATCAAGAAGAGGCGCTGTCTTTATCGGATCGGGTTGCTGTCATGAATCAAGGCAAAATTGAACAAGTAGGTACTCCCAGCGAAATTTACGAACAACCCCAAACAGTATTTGTTGCTGATTTTATTGGCGATACCAATTTATTAGCAGGTGAAATCACAGGTGTAGACGCTTTTAACATTCAACTGTTAACAAAAACAGGGCTTTCCATTGTTGTGGCTCGTGAGGAAAATACACCAACAGAATTATCACAAGCGGTAGTTGTGAGCGTGCGTCCTGAAAAAATACAGCTATCGCTTTATAAACCCAGCGTAGAAAATAACTGCTTTGAAGGACGGTTAGTTAATATTATGTATTTGGGAACGCACATCAATTATGTTGTGCAATTAATTAACGGTTTACAGATTAATGTTTTACAACCCAACACATTTGTTAATTGGCCAGATCGTGAAACTCCTATCTATGCTTGGTGGACAGAAAGTGATTGTTTGGCTTTAGTCAGTGACCAGTGA
- the mrdA gene encoding penicillin-binding protein 2, whose product MASLKSSGFSGFLGDKGLRTVGKNYQSIFFIIFTIVMMAGINTRLVYLQIVEGPKLRQRAEANRIRTILKQPERGNIFDRNGKLLATTRYPRSVYLWPMAHKKPSWSVVSSRLEQVLKIPQEDIEQKLDEAGPDATTLVRIARDLNEAEVTAIKEYENELQDVEIHTEAVRYYPNGEAVAHVIGYTRELTQAQLRKKKKEGYRLGDVIGQMGVEKAYEKLLRGEWGGQQVEVDSKGRPIRVLGEKQAKAGNDIHLTIDLNLQKAAEKALTFPKGAIVAINPNNGEVLALVSHPTFDPNIFSKQQLTQKDWESVQGKNNPLVNRALSAFPPASTFKIITTTAGLESGKFSPGTVLQTYGSLTIGGVTFGEWNHAGFGPVGFPKAMAMSSDTFFYQIGKGVGGPTLIEWTRKYGFGKKTGVELIDEESKGLVPDEKWKRKAWKIPWTVGDTINMSIGQGALQVTPLQSAIMFSVPANGGYRVKPHLLKDHEESKKWRESLNMKSSTIGILRDGLRKVVTEGTGKRLNLPSIAPSSGKSGTAEAGVGRPNHTWFGAYAPADKPEIVVVAFGENSGGHGGSDCGPMVLQVLEEYFHKKNPSKYKKSPP is encoded by the coding sequence ATGGCTTCCTTAAAATCATCTGGATTTAGTGGATTTCTCGGAGATAAAGGCTTACGCACTGTTGGTAAAAATTACCAGTCTATATTTTTTATCATATTTACCATTGTGATGATGGCCGGTATTAACACTCGCTTAGTATATTTACAAATTGTTGAAGGTCCAAAACTGCGACAAAGAGCAGAAGCAAACCGGATACGGACAATCCTCAAACAACCAGAACGAGGTAACATTTTCGATCGCAATGGCAAACTGTTAGCAACAACACGCTATCCCCGTTCTGTGTACCTGTGGCCTATGGCGCATAAAAAACCATCCTGGTCAGTTGTCAGTTCGCGTCTCGAGCAGGTTCTTAAAATCCCTCAAGAGGATATAGAACAGAAATTAGACGAAGCGGGTCCGGATGCAACAACCCTTGTACGGATAGCACGCGACCTGAATGAAGCTGAAGTCACAGCTATAAAAGAGTATGAAAACGAACTCCAAGACGTTGAAATTCATACAGAAGCAGTACGCTATTACCCTAATGGTGAAGCCGTAGCCCATGTCATTGGTTATACTCGTGAATTAACCCAAGCACAGTTGAGAAAAAAGAAAAAAGAAGGTTATCGACTTGGAGATGTCATCGGTCAAATGGGGGTAGAAAAAGCATATGAAAAGTTGTTGCGAGGAGAATGGGGCGGTCAGCAGGTAGAAGTAGATAGCAAAGGTCGTCCAATTCGCGTGTTGGGAGAAAAACAGGCAAAAGCTGGCAATGATATCCACCTGACCATAGATTTAAATTTACAAAAGGCAGCTGAAAAAGCTTTAACATTTCCCAAAGGTGCCATTGTCGCAATCAATCCAAACAATGGGGAAGTCCTAGCACTGGTATCTCACCCCACCTTTGACCCCAATATTTTTTCCAAACAACAGCTGACTCAAAAAGATTGGGAAAGCGTACAAGGGAAAAACAATCCTCTCGTCAATCGCGCCCTGAGTGCTTTCCCTCCCGCCAGTACCTTTAAAATCATCACCACAACTGCGGGATTGGAATCGGGAAAATTTTCTCCTGGTACAGTGCTGCAAACTTACGGTTCTTTAACCATTGGTGGCGTAACCTTTGGAGAGTGGAACCATGCTGGATTCGGACCAGTGGGATTTCCAAAGGCAATGGCAATGAGTAGCGACACTTTCTTTTACCAAATTGGTAAGGGAGTGGGCGGTCCTACCTTGATTGAATGGACGCGTAAGTATGGCTTTGGCAAGAAAACTGGAGTTGAGCTGATAGACGAGGAGTCAAAAGGATTAGTTCCCGATGAGAAATGGAAGCGGAAAGCATGGAAAATTCCTTGGACTGTAGGGGACACCATTAATATGTCCATTGGACAAGGTGCGCTACAAGTCACGCCACTGCAATCAGCTATTATGTTCTCTGTTCCAGCTAACGGTGGTTATCGAGTCAAACCTCATCTGCTCAAAGACCACGAAGAATCAAAAAAATGGCGGGAATCATTAAACATGAAGTCAAGTACTATCGGAATTCTTCGCGATGGACTGCGGAAGGTGGTGACTGAGGGGACGGGTAAGCGTTTGAACTTACCATCCATTGCTCCATCGTCTGGAAAAAGTGGCACTGCTGAGGCTGGAGTTGGTCGTCCCAATCATACTTGGTTTGGGGCATATGCTCCAGCAGATAAACCAGAAATTGTGGTGGTAGCGTTTGGTGAAAACTCTGGCGGACATGGAGGTAGCGATTGTGGACCTATGGTTTTACAGGTGTTAGAGGAGTACTTCCACAAGAAGAATCCCAGTAAATACAAAAAATCTCCACCATAA
- the mrdA gene encoding penicillin-binding protein 2 — MALLQSPQPLTKKRETRTVGRGSQPLFLIIFTLLLTAGIGARLAYLQIVEGPKLRERAESNRIRMISKQPERGNIFDRNGKLLATTRYPRSVYLWPMSHTKPSWSVVGPRLSKIIDMPEDEIIKKLEEAGPNMTLVRIARDLNEAEITALKEYANELQTVEIHTEAVRFYPHGQALAHVLGYTRELTSKQLREKKKDGYRLGDVIGQMGVEKAYEKTLRGEWGGQQVEVDGKGRPIRVLGEKQAKAGNDIHLTLDLNLQKAAEKALNGRDGSIVALDPNKGAVLAMVSHPTFDPNIFSKQKVSKKDWQTVQGENHPLLNRAVSSAYPPASTFKIVTTTAGLESGKFSPNTVLQTYGSLTVGGVTFGEWNHAGFGPLGFTGAMAWSSDTFFYQIGRGVGGPGLIEWTRKYGFGKKTGVEFVSEETKGNVPDEAWKQRVWKMPWTVGDSINMSIGQGALQTTPLQVAVMFAVPANGGYRVKPHLLKDNEELKNWRESLNMKPSTVKVLREGLRKVVSEGTGKALNVQTIPPSSGKSGTAEAWKRRVKANHAWFGAYGPYDKPEIVVLAFAEHSGGGGGSVAAPMVLQVMEEYFRHKSPSKSQKAGN, encoded by the coding sequence ATGGCGCTACTGCAATCTCCTCAACCGCTAACTAAAAAAAGAGAAACACGTACCGTTGGACGTGGTTCTCAGCCCTTATTTTTAATCATATTTACTTTACTACTAACTGCGGGCATTGGCGCTCGTCTAGCATACTTACAAATTGTTGAGGGACCAAAACTTCGAGAAAGAGCCGAGTCAAACCGGATTCGGATGATTTCTAAACAACCAGAACGAGGCAATATCTTCGATCGCAATGGCAAACTGCTAGCCACAACTCGCTATCCTCGTTCTGTGTACCTATGGCCTATGTCACATACAAAACCATCATGGTCAGTTGTCGGTCCGCGTTTGTCAAAAATTATTGATATGCCCGAAGACGAAATTATCAAGAAATTAGAAGAAGCTGGTCCAAACATGACTCTTGTGCGGATTGCCCGCGACCTTAACGAAGCGGAAATTACTGCCTTGAAAGAGTATGCAAATGAACTGCAAACTGTGGAAATTCATACGGAAGCCGTTCGCTTTTATCCTCACGGACAGGCCTTAGCTCATGTATTAGGTTATACACGAGAATTAACATCAAAACAGTTGAGAGAAAAGAAAAAAGACGGTTATCGACTTGGTGATGTCATCGGTCAGATGGGTGTAGAAAAGGCGTATGAAAAAACATTGCGTGGTGAATGGGGCGGTCAGCAAGTGGAGGTAGATGGTAAAGGTCGCCCCATTCGGGTATTGGGAGAAAAACAAGCAAAAGCAGGGAATGATATCCACCTAACTTTAGATTTAAACCTGCAAAAGGCAGCTGAAAAAGCTTTAAATGGTCGTGACGGTTCTATTGTTGCCCTCGATCCAAATAAAGGTGCTGTTTTAGCAATGGTATCTCATCCCACTTTTGACCCAAATATTTTTTCCAAGCAAAAAGTTTCTAAAAAAGATTGGCAAACCGTGCAGGGCGAAAACCATCCTTTGCTCAATCGCGCTGTCAGCAGTGCTTACCCACCCGCCAGTACTTTTAAAATTGTGACTACAACAGCTGGGTTAGAATCAGGCAAGTTTTCTCCCAACACAGTCCTGCAAACCTATGGTTCTCTGACAGTTGGTGGGGTGACTTTTGGGGAATGGAACCATGCAGGATTCGGTCCGCTAGGATTTACAGGGGCTATGGCATGGAGTAGCGATACATTTTTCTACCAAATTGGTCGAGGCGTTGGTGGACCGGGTTTAATTGAATGGACTCGCAAATACGGGTTTGGTAAGAAAACAGGAGTAGAGTTTGTCTCTGAAGAAACCAAAGGGAACGTTCCAGACGAAGCATGGAAGCAAAGAGTGTGGAAAATGCCCTGGACTGTGGGAGATAGTATTAATATGTCTATCGGTCAAGGCGCTTTACAAACGACACCGCTACAAGTTGCTGTCATGTTTGCTGTTCCAGCCAACGGTGGCTATCGAGTAAAACCGCACTTACTGAAAGACAACGAAGAATTAAAAAATTGGCGGGAATCGCTAAACATGAAGCCAAGTACCGTGAAAGTTTTGCGCGAAGGCTTGAGGAAAGTTGTATCTGAGGGTACGGGGAAAGCACTGAATGTCCAAACCATTCCTCCCTCCTCTGGTAAAAGCGGTACTGCAGAAGCATGGAAGCGGCGAGTGAAAGCAAATCATGCTTGGTTTGGTGCATATGGTCCATATGATAAGCCGGAAATTGTGGTTTTAGCATTTGCCGAACACTCTGGCGGTGGTGGCGGTAGCGTTGCAGCTCCTATGGTACTGCAAGTTATGGAAGAATATTTCCGGCACAAATCTCCTAGTAAGTCTCAGAAAGCAGGGAACTGA
- a CDS encoding ABC transporter substrate-binding protein encodes MTSRRGFITGIAALSGLSLAGCGWRLGNVRASATIGSRDQMYIYTWEQYTNKDLLKTFSAQTGIRVLADLYDSNEAMLSKIQAGGGSAYSVVYPSDYMVRKMVDLGLLTRLERDRIIGLDNLFPRFQNPIYDPNNRHSIPFSWGTTGFIYNTEKLKTPPDNWDYLWENKQLLSKRMTLMNDFREVMGAVLKMLGYSYNSTNENEIKQAFDTLKVLKPDVAAFTTDAWRNQIVAGDLLLAMCYSSDAVKIVKENPKLKYVIPKSGSSLWTDTVVIPKTAPNIEAAYAWINLILRPDVASEMSQSLNLSTPNRAGFEQLPKNIQNNSSLFPSEAILAKCERVAPLEQQIEALYERYWIELTSS; translated from the coding sequence ATGACTAGCAGAAGAGGATTTATTACAGGAATAGCAGCACTATCTGGCTTGTCCCTAGCAGGCTGTGGTTGGCGACTTGGGAACGTGCGAGCATCGGCTACAATAGGTTCCCGCGATCAAATGTATATCTACACGTGGGAACAATACACTAATAAGGATTTACTAAAAACTTTTAGCGCTCAAACGGGGATCAGAGTATTGGCAGATTTGTATGATTCCAATGAAGCCATGCTCAGTAAAATCCAAGCGGGAGGTGGTAGTGCCTATAGTGTGGTTTACCCAAGTGATTATATGGTACGGAAAATGGTAGACTTGGGATTACTGACAAGATTAGAGCGCGATCGCATCATCGGATTAGATAATTTATTTCCCAGGTTTCAAAATCCTATCTACGATCCCAATAACCGTCATAGCATTCCTTTTAGTTGGGGAACAACAGGTTTTATTTATAATACTGAAAAGCTAAAAACTCCACCTGATAACTGGGACTATCTTTGGGAAAACAAACAACTTCTGTCAAAGCGGATGACATTGATGAACGATTTCCGAGAAGTCATGGGTGCAGTTTTGAAGATGCTTGGCTACTCTTACAACTCAACAAATGAAAATGAAATTAAACAAGCTTTTGACACGCTAAAGGTTCTTAAACCAGATGTTGCAGCCTTTACAACCGATGCATGGCGCAACCAAATTGTTGCAGGAGACTTACTCCTAGCAATGTGTTATTCATCAGATGCTGTCAAAATTGTTAAAGAAAATCCTAAACTGAAGTATGTCATTCCCAAAAGTGGTTCTTCTTTATGGACTGACACCGTTGTTATTCCCAAGACAGCCCCCAATATTGAAGCAGCTTATGCTTGGATAAACTTAATTTTACGACCGGACGTTGCATCTGAAATGAGCCAAAGCTTAAATCTTTCCACTCCCAACCGTGCTGGATTTGAGCAATTGCCCAAAAACATACAAAATAATTCCAGTTTGTTTCCCTCAGAAGCAATTTTAGCAAAGTGCGAACGTGTAGCTCCTTTGGAGCAACAAATTGAAGCACTTTACGAGCGTTACTGGATTGAGTTAACTAGTAGTTAA